The DNA sequence GCTGAggaagtttcttgtatctgcactatcctgcggTAGAAGGGCATTGGCTGTTTCTCTGgatcaggcagacttgtcactaaggccgctgcttgtgatggggtAAAAGTGACATACATCACctgtgccccttctggtaaccgagactggtGCTGGGGCGGGGGCTGACtaggggcactgttccttacggttgccagcatatgCTTGAGATCCTCTCAAAGCTGtaagtccggagccggattgggggttaaatcagcaggtggccctgctgcctgctgttggtcttcccactcggacgcttcttcatcattaatatatccggcctgtgaatgtggtgcttccgtattggggaagacaggtgtgtggtaggaACCATCCTGGTTTAGAACAGGGAGAACTGGGTATAGGCTGTAGTTTGGCcttctgggtgtaccaagatggccgctggcaggaagtgcactgggttgggcaggaagtgaagacctgggtgtactaagatggctgCCGGGCGGAAGTGCACTGGGTTGGGCAGGAAGTTAAGgtatgggtgcactaagatggttGCCACAggaagttgtcacagtgggttgtgctttaACCTTCCCtcgcgtcccatttaaagtcccaagttcGCTTTCCCCCATTGTTtgcagtgggttgtgcttgggctggGGTGGTGAGAAGGGAGTGGGCGTTAGGCGGAAGGCAGggttgtccctcccctcctttgttccaCATTCTATAATAGGGCGATGGTTCAGATACATTATCAACtttgtgatacacatacataatacaattgccaTCTTTCTTGATTTCCTCTATCCAACCCTCTTTGTGCAATGCCTTTGCTTTTCTGTGCCAAGCTTCTGCCACATCCAGCAAGCCGTTATCACACAGAATTCCTCTCTGTTCCCTTATCAGAATACGCCACTCCTCCGGCTGCAGTCTGCCAGTACGGTCTTTCAAATCACAAACTTTCGCTACTTTGAACAATTTATTAACTACTTCAGCaccttctctcctcttcacaatatcacatgctAGCATTCCCTTTTCAGGCTTGGTTGTCTTCTGAcccatcctcctcccccctctctgggCCTCCCAACTCGTATCCAAGCTGTGTCACCCTCTTCTGTTCCTTCGCTGCAGTCTCAGCTGACAGCTTCAGGGGGGAGTACGAGCAACTAATGGGTTGATATCCCTTCAGCGTTGCTCTCTGTTCTATCTCTTTGAGGGTCTGCCCAAACCCCGTTTCACCAGGTAATGTACATTTAATCTCAGAACAAGCACGTCAGGAGTGGTGGGGAGCAGCAGCTTGTGGCCCAACTGATCCTTCGAGTAGCCACCTTCCCTCACCttcaccagtccccaacccctctcgtgtatggCAAACAGTAATCCACAAATACACTCagaacaggacattacacctgccacctTTCGCACAGCGAAACTTCAGCAGCTGAGCTAAGCCCTCAGGGGTCTCTCACACTGTCAACCCCGAGTCAGCGTCCGTAAACGCTTGTTGCAAGGTTCCGTCTTCTCAGGGGCCAATAGCTCACCTGAGTCAGGACACTCAAGAGGTTCCGTCTTCTCAGGGGTCAACAGCTCACCTGTGTCAGGACACTCAATTGCAACTTAACTTTCAGTCTGCTGAGTCGCAATCCTTCAGGACGGCAGACACTGAACAAATAATACACAGTCAGCAGAGACCCAGTGGCAGGTTCATTAAAAAGCCCCAGGTGAGGAATAAAGGTTACCTGCCTCTGAACGATCTCCGGGAGCCAGCAAGACCAGCCAGCCAGACCGGACAGAAACAAgttgtacagtggtaagaataaatatgtactgttatgccctgtacacacggtcagattttccgactgaaaaagtgagatcggattgtgttgtcagaaattctgattgtgtgtgggctccatcggactttttcggtcggaatttctgacacacaaagtttgagagcaggctataaaattttcggacaacaaaatgcgatcggttaaattcctattgtgtgtacacaaatccgacgcacaaagtgccacgcatgctcagaataaattaagagacaaaagctattggctactgccccgtttatagtcccgacgtacgtgttttacgtcaccgcgttcaggatgatcggattttccgacaactttgtgcaaccgtgtgtatgcaagacaagtttgagccaacatccgtcggaaaaattccatggattttgttgtcggaatgtccgatcaatgtctgatcgtgtgtacagggcattaggattgcGCAGACCCCCTTGGTCTGTCTCGGCCAGCCACTCGATCCCTCAATCGTGGTCTCCCTTTGGTCGAAGCCTGGAGCCCCACACTCTGGGTGCCAATTGTGATGGATCAAAACCTCAATTGGGTTCAAATTAGATATCTGCTGCTGGTCCTAATTATAAAGTGAAGATATGCGTGTACGCTGGAAGTAATCACTCTGACTGCTCAGTTCAATCACTTGCTAATCTCTGTTTATTGCAGGGCACTGCCCAACTTTTTATACACAAAGAACAATagagcaagaggaatgcagaaactTGATGCTGAGGCTTGGTTGTTGCTGGTTCTTCTCCTTACTTCCTCATACCTCCAGTGCGGGGGCTGTAGGGGGTAGACGCCATCTTTTGGTTCCAAAGCAGAGCTGAGCTGTTTTATCATATAATAAGCAAGGAGTTGCATAGAAACAACATGtgtacacataagaaaataggcaTTTTATGATTATCATTATGTTCATTACATTCCTTCACAGGCGCAGAAAAAGGGCTCCCAGAACACACCTCAGAAGACGCTCAGGGCAATATAGAGATAAAGGATGAACTCATAGTGTAGTAGTGTAAAACttcacaaatttattaaaaaagaatgctACTCACACAAGGCAGATAAAATAAGGCATGTAGATAAATCAGCACAGTCATTAACCTAGCATGTGTGATTCTGTCACTGCTGTAGCTCAAACCCGACATCCAGGGGTATTGGAGTATAGCAGTGATAATATCCAAGGTGCCTTTGAAATGCTAGGATCGGTAAGAGGAGCAGGTTAGTTTGCATAAGGCCGTTATCTTGAGAGATCTCTGGATGGCAGCTCTTATATCTTGATTCCGTAGGCTGTAGACTAAGGGATTGAACAAAGGAGTCACCAAGGTGTAAAGTAACGAAAGACTCTTGTTGGCATCAACAGAGTTCTCTTTAGGTGGAAAGATATAGATTGACGACAGAGTGCCATAGTACATGCATACAATAATAAGGTGGGAACTGCATGTGGAGAAGGTCTTCTTTCTACCAGTGTTGGATGGGATCTTAAGGATGACTTTAACGATGGAGATGTAGGTGACAACGATGAACATAAATGGAGACAAAAGAACAGGAAAGGACACCGCAGCTGTGACCATTTCTACAAAATACGTATCGGAGCATGAAAGTCTTATGAGTGGGGCAATGTCACAAAAAAAGTGGTTAATGACGTTAAGGCCACAAAATTTTAACTgctttaagtaaatataaactaccAAAGAAAGTGTGAAGCCCACCAACCAGCAGGAGAGGACTATCTGAAGCTGCTGTCCAAAAGTTACGATGATGGCATAATGTAATGGTTTACATATGGCCACATACCTATCATAGGACATGCCAGCCAACAGTAAACACTGGGTAACAGATGGAATTGCAAGCAGCAAAAACTGAGAAATACATCTATCAACAGATAGCCTTCCACTGCCAATCAATATAAGCCACAACATGCTCGGCACAATATTACTTGTGAACAGGATTTCGGACAAGGACAGCTGGCTGAGAAAGAAGTACATAGGAGAGTGGAGACTCTGGTTGGCTACAACTAACATGATGACAAGGACATTGCTGGTCAATGCCATAATGTGAATGATCAGAAAGATGATGAAGAGTGGAATCCTGAGGTTGTGGAGGTCACCGAAGCCCAGAAGGAGAAATTCTATGACCAAAGTCTGGTTCCTCTCCAACACTGAAAACCAAAAGACAGCAGTGTTCAGAAGATCAGCCATAGTAAATAAAAACATCGCCCAAAGTGAATCTGTCACAAAGAGTTTTGAAGCACTGTGCTTGTAAACCGATCCAACCAGTAGCAGCTGTGTAGTCCAAAAGATTTAACAATATGACCGTAATAAAGCCAAACTAGCAGCCATGCTGTTGCTGGCTATAAGGTATTGCATTTAAATAGTTTTTATACATTTTACAAGATATCATATCATACAATGAATGTGGAAGAGAAAGGTTAACCCTGCACACCTGATCATGCAAATATGAGGCTGATGGAGGAGAGATCCAAGGATGCTGGACATCAAATTACACTTTGGTCTGTCTTTATGGAAGAAGTGGCAAAAAATTGACAGCTATAAACTCCTTACCAGATGGTACAGAACTCAAGTAGCATTGCATCTCAAGTTTCCCCAGATGCCTAGCACTTGTTGTCACTGTCAGGAGTTGGAGGGTACTTGTCttcatattttctgggaatgcccaAAGCTGACCAAATTTTGGGATATGGTTGAACAAAGTCTTAACAGATATATCTCTTGATATGAATCAACCTTGGTCCAGTTTTTCTGGTGAGTAGGGCAGATAATGGAGTTACATATTGGTGATCGAAAGCATTGCTGTAATGCTGGTATAAAGTGAACATGTGCTGGGTGAAGTATCAAGTTTACTTTATTGTAATCCACCAGTCGCACATACTTCCCTTCCTTTCACTCCACCACTGCTCCGTTTGGCCACCAGAGGTGAAGAAATTTACCTGAAAATTTCAGGCGTCGGAGAGCATGTGACTCATTCCCTGTACTCTTATGTGACAGAACTGGTGATTGATAGATGGCTGTTCAGGTACTCAGCATTGTCCCTTGAAGGAAGGAAGAAAGTCCTCAACTCTGTGTAACCTTCAGTTCATGAATTAGAGCATGGGTAGGCGACTCTGGGGAGGTGGAGATGTAAGGTCTGACAGGCGGCAGGCGGGGTCAAAAGCTGGTGGCATGGCGAGGTCACAATCTACCATTTAGATGACCATGATCAACTTTCTTGTTACAACAGTTGTAAAGGATGTCTATATAAGACTGTGCCATCCATCAGACTTAGACACAGTGCACAATGTAATTAGCACTAACATAGCTGGGAAGTCACTCACACCCCCTCTTTAACTCTCTaacacagcctttctcaaccttctcaaaacaaaggaacccttgaaataacatcCCGGGTTCAGGGAACCTacaaaaaattactatatctacaactctacaatatacattagtgtgatgatcagttagaagaatgttccttacacttgtggtcattgggaagaattacccccttacagatagctaaaaagatcaatggtgtcattgggaacttatctgagaggcagaaattggtcattgctcaaggaacctctagcaacctttggaggatcCCTATGGATtcatggaatcctggttgagaaaccctgctctaacaAGTGTGAGGACACTGTGAtatgaggggtgtggctgttactcagctctgccagctcAGAGCATTGGAGAGGGAGGTCAGGAAGCTGCATTTTCACTGAGAGAAATGTATTTTAAGGAATTTCTTCGCAAGACTCAGTAACAAATCATAATAAGTGGGGTTGCAGGATTATAAAGACATAAGAGAATGCAAGactttaattgggctttaaagcagtattaaacccaacagcaaacatgtattatattgcagcttaccaattcttagatgtgatagctgcattagtttcctttttttaggctttttcctttatttgcacctggtaatctggccagtaagcctgttgtttttcaacagaacaagcaccGGGGGttcattaaaatgatcagcttttaattatttctataaaacctttatcccaaaaggaacaaaactgttactgaaactgattataaagtgtgagctggagtgtgGCTTGaatttattagtgtatctaaatctgcttgcacatagttacatagtaggtgaggttgaaaaaaaacacaagcccatcaagtccaacccatgtgtgtgattatatgtcagtattacattgtatatccctgtatgttgcggtcgttcaggtgattatctaatagttttttgaaactatcgatgctcctcgctgagaccaccgcctgtggaacggaattccacatctttgccacacttacagtaaagaaccctttatgcagtttaaggttaaacctcttttcttctaattttaataagtgcccacgaatcttgttaaactcccttctgtgaaaaagttttatccctattgtggggtcac is a window from the Aquarana catesbeiana isolate 2022-GZ linkage group LG03, ASM4218655v1, whole genome shotgun sequence genome containing:
- the LOC141134145 gene encoding olfactory receptor 6B2-like; its protein translation is MALTSNVLVIMLVVANQSLHSPMYFFLSQLSLSEILFTSNIVPSMLWLILIGSGRLSVDRCISQFLLLAIPSVTQCLLLAGMSYDRYVAICKPLHYAIIVTFGQQLQIVLSCWLVGFTLSLVVYIYLKQLKFCGLNVINHFFCDIAPLIRLSCSDTYFVEMVTAAVSFPVLLSPFMFIVVTYISIVKVILKIPSNTGRKKTFSTCSSHLIIVCMYYGTLSSIYIFPPKENSVDANKSLSLLYTLVTPLFNPLVYSLRNQDIRAAIQRSLKITALCKLTCSSYRS